A window from Alkalicoccobacillus plakortidis encodes these proteins:
- the phnE gene encoding phosphonate ABC transporter, permease protein PhnE, translating to MSPSSPNQKNTSPYRQKKTKQTFSALLILAILWYSGHNVGFSFSELQKGAPNMWDLVKEMFPPDWAYFTRITEPILETIRMAVLGTTFGALLAMPLALLAARNVLRTPLINVPARWLLNLIRTIPDLLLAAIFVAIFGIGAFSGVLALIGFSMGIIGKLIYESIEGIDEGPLEAMRAVGANQVKLVMFGVIPQVTAQFLSFSLYSFEVNVRAAAVLGLVGAGGIGLYYDQALGFFDYARVSTIILYTLIVVLIIDFISTSLREKLS from the coding sequence ATGAGCCCATCTTCTCCAAATCAAAAGAACACTTCACCTTATCGGCAGAAAAAAACCAAACAAACTTTCTCTGCCTTGCTTATTTTAGCGATCCTATGGTATAGCGGACACAATGTTGGGTTCTCATTCTCTGAGCTTCAAAAAGGTGCTCCAAATATGTGGGACCTCGTAAAGGAGATGTTTCCACCGGATTGGGCTTATTTTACGAGAATTACCGAACCGATTCTAGAAACGATACGAATGGCAGTACTTGGAACAACGTTTGGTGCGTTGCTTGCTATGCCTCTTGCACTTCTTGCTGCAAGAAACGTATTAAGAACACCACTTATCAATGTGCCTGCACGTTGGTTGCTTAATTTAATTCGTACGATTCCTGATCTCCTATTAGCTGCTATCTTTGTTGCGATTTTTGGAATTGGTGCTTTTTCCGGTGTCCTGGCTCTAATTGGATTTTCAATGGGGATTATCGGTAAATTAATCTATGAATCCATTGAAGGAATTGATGAAGGTCCACTTGAAGCGATGCGCGCAGTAGGTGCAAACCAGGTTAAGCTAGTGATGTTTGGTGTTATACCTCAAGTTACCGCTCAATTCTTGTCATTTAGCCTCTATTCATTTGAGGTTAATGTAAGAGCGGCGGCAGTACTTGGTCTTGTAGGCGCAGGTGGAATTGGTTTGTATTATGACCAAGCACTTGGATTTTTTGATTACGCCAGGGTATCTACCATCATTCTATATACCTTGATTGTTGTACTGATTATTGACTTTATCAGTACGTCTCTAAGGGAGAAATTATCATGA
- a CDS encoding reverse transcriptase-like protein: MIEVYFDGASAGNPGPSGAGVFINFKDGTVEENSITLPPMSNHEAEYEAFIWALKRCTELGFTHVSFRTDSQLIDDAVEKQFVRNPLYKPYLEQALSLINQFDLFYLKWIPSKSNRNADRLARLAIPKQKRA, translated from the coding sequence TTGATTGAAGTTTATTTTGATGGAGCTAGCGCTGGTAATCCTGGCCCGTCTGGAGCAGGAGTGTTTATCAACTTCAAAGACGGAACGGTAGAAGAAAATTCAATTACTTTACCACCAATGTCTAATCATGAAGCTGAATATGAGGCCTTTATATGGGCTCTTAAAAGGTGCACCGAACTAGGCTTTACTCATGTTTCGTTCCGAACGGATTCACAATTGATTGATGATGCAGTTGAAAAACAATTTGTCCGTAACCCTCTATATAAACCATACTTGGAGCAAGCTTTGTCTCTGATTAATCAGTTTGATTTATTTTATCTGAAGTGGATACCAAGTAAATCAAATCGAAATGCTGATCGACTTGCTAGGTTGGCGATCCCAAAACAAAAAAGAGCGTAA
- the phnE gene encoding phosphonate ABC transporter, permease protein PhnE: MNPQKKKIFTRFVVVIVLMLIYIWAFAGLPTIEVKETSGQIVRAIFSGLFNPDWDYVYDPAGEDLIAKLIETLAIAILGTFIAAVFCIPLAFLAARNIVKSRVISQFGKFILSFIRVFPDIIFALIFIKAVGPGSFSGVLALGIGSIGMLGKLFSDDVESVNLSTTEALIATGANPVKTLWFAVVPQILPSYLNFVMYRFEVNIRAASILGVIGAGGIGTPLIFALQVRDWERVGIILLGIIVMITLVDFVSGKIRAKLV, from the coding sequence ATGAACCCACAAAAGAAAAAGATCTTTACACGTTTTGTTGTTGTCATTGTTCTTATGCTCATCTACATATGGGCTTTTGCAGGTCTACCTACAATTGAGGTTAAAGAAACCTCTGGTCAAATTGTTCGAGCAATCTTTAGCGGATTATTCAACCCGGATTGGGACTATGTGTATGACCCTGCCGGTGAGGATTTAATTGCGAAGTTAATTGAAACATTAGCGATTGCGATACTTGGTACATTTATTGCAGCTGTTTTTTGTATACCATTAGCTTTTCTTGCAGCTCGTAATATCGTTAAATCACGAGTCATTTCTCAGTTTGGTAAATTTATCCTTAGCTTTATTCGAGTATTTCCAGACATTATCTTCGCTTTAATCTTTATTAAAGCAGTAGGACCAGGTTCTTTTTCTGGGGTACTTGCTCTTGGAATTGGATCTATAGGGATGCTTGGTAAATTATTTTCTGATGATGTAGAAAGTGTTAATTTAAGTACAACAGAGGCATTGATTGCCACAGGTGCTAATCCGGTTAAAACACTTTGGTTTGCTGTTGTACCACAAATACTACCTAGTTATTTAAATTTCGTTATGTATCGATTTGAAGTAAATATTCGTGCCGCCTCTATTTTAGGTGTCATTGGAGCTGGTGGTATTGGTACACCGTTAATTTTTGCGCTTCAAGTTCGAGACTGGGAACGAGTTGGTATTATCTTACTTGGAATCATTGTGATGATTACACTCGTTGACTTTGTATCAGGAAAAATAAGAGCTAAGCTCGTCTAA
- a CDS encoding phosphate/phosphite/phosphonate ABC transporter substrate-binding protein, whose product MKKHLYGTGLSFTLAAVLLAGCGSGDSDAPEENTGSDENDNGTEEATGYVPEELRVQFVPSQNADTLEAKAKPLEDLLTAELDIPVTVSVSTDYNTIVEAMASEQVDVGFLPPTAYVLAEERGAAEVILQAQRYGVNDEDGSPTEDLVDFYKSQIIVKKDSGIESIEDLKGKKMGYQSVTSSAGYVWPAAVLIDAGLDPLTDVEPVTLKGHDQAIISLLNGDVDAAATFQDARNVVTSDYPSVFEDTEILEFTEPIPNDTIAVLPDMDQEWKDKIQAAFIAIGESEDGRAIIKDVYTHEGYVKSDDSKFETVREYNEKVKTE is encoded by the coding sequence ATGAAAAAGCATTTGTATGGTACTGGTTTATCATTTACATTAGCAGCCGTTTTACTTGCTGGCTGTGGAAGCGGTGATTCTGACGCTCCAGAAGAAAACACTGGTAGTGACGAGAATGACAATGGAACAGAAGAAGCAACAGGTTATGTTCCTGAAGAGCTACGTGTTCAATTTGTTCCTTCTCAGAATGCAGATACTCTTGAAGCAAAAGCTAAGCCTCTAGAGGATCTTTTAACTGCAGAACTTGATATCCCAGTTACAGTAAGTGTATCTACTGACTACAACACCATTGTTGAAGCAATGGCTTCAGAACAAGTTGATGTGGGCTTCCTACCCCCTACAGCGTATGTATTAGCTGAAGAGCGTGGCGCTGCAGAAGTTATTTTGCAAGCACAGCGCTATGGAGTAAACGACGAGGATGGTTCTCCTACTGAGGATTTAGTTGATTTCTATAAATCTCAAATTATTGTTAAAAAAGACTCTGGTATTGAAAGCATTGAAGATCTAAAAGGCAAAAAAATGGGTTATCAAAGTGTAACGTCATCAGCTGGTTATGTATGGCCTGCTGCGGTTCTTATTGATGCAGGATTAGATCCATTAACAGATGTTGAGCCAGTGACACTTAAAGGACATGACCAAGCGATTATCTCTCTACTAAACGGAGATGTTGATGCAGCTGCAACATTCCAAGATGCTCGTAATGTTGTAACAAGTGATTACCCATCTGTATTTGAAGATACAGAAATCCTTGAATTTACAGAGCCAATTCCAAACGATACAATTGCTGTTCTTCCTGACATGGATCAAGAATGGAAAGATAAGATCCAAGCAGCATTTATCGCAATTGGAGAAAGTGAAGATGGCCGAGCTATTATCAAAGACGTGTATACACATGAAGGATATGTTAAATCTGACGACAGTAAATTCGAAACTGTTCGTGAATACAACGAAAAAGTAAAAACAGAGTAG
- a CDS encoding spore coat protein, protein MYGKKKHCKPCNPCGPTMPAYTQKPTNTQMMPAVVHPTKYSVVEKTCEYIVPEVHPTHTDYVTNHVYKHVHSCPHTQANHQNVSNQQFMSNNPVMGAQSNGPVMGAQSNAPVMGAQNNAPVMGAQSNWPVMGAQSNAPVMGAQNNAPVMGAQSNWPVMGAQSGKKR, encoded by the coding sequence ATGTATGGAAAGAAAAAGCACTGTAAACCTTGTAACCCTTGTGGACCGACAATGCCTGCGTATACACAAAAGCCAACTAACACTCAAATGATGCCAGCCGTTGTTCACCCAACGAAGTATAGTGTAGTTGAAAAAACATGTGAGTATATCGTTCCTGAAGTTCATCCTACTCATACAGATTATGTAACAAATCATGTGTATAAACATGTTCATAGCTGTCCTCACACTCAAGCAAATCACCAAAATGTGAGCAATCAACAGTTTATGTCTAATAATCCAGTAATGGGTGCTCAATCAAATGGTCCAGTAATGGGAGCCCAAAGTAACGCTCCTGTGATGGGTGCTCAAAATAATGCTCCAGTAATGGGAGCTCAAAGTAACTGGCCTGTAATGGGTGCACAGAGTAACGCTCCAGTAATGGGAGCTCAAAATAATGCTCCAGTAATGGGAGCTCAGAGCAATTGGCCTGTAATGGGTGCACAATCAGGTAAAAAACGTTAA
- a CDS encoding ribonuclease H-like domain-containing protein yields the protein MQMRNKLNRLQTHTGLKAVEPKSTNREVEKNLSFSIDYQKQWEELGATIKWLDEQYVVVREVVYPLDIKHGHFSFNQLESACLKWEKAKIDHPLSSQNLKSEQLLFFDTETTGLYTGAGHHIFLLGYAQVKKSGVHVTQYLLPGPEAEAALYYHFLKDVDDLSHLVTYNGKAFDWPQVKTRHTFVRDQVPKLPAFGHFDLLHASRRLWSDELPSCKLPIVEEHKLGFKRQHDTPSYLVPMLYFDFVRDQDPVLMEGVLKHHEWDLLSLISLYIELSFKLTDSAYEQSNDNEHYEMGRWYTKIGEQQLAYQHLQRGMMSHHHNVASKSVFEYAGLVKKQKNMSEALAYYKKSIENNYKQAEAAIECAKMMEHTFKDLNEAEYFTNIAMDSISNSNIENNKKLHVELNKRLDRLQKKLRM from the coding sequence ATGCAAATGCGAAATAAACTAAATCGTTTACAAACGCATACAGGATTAAAAGCTGTGGAGCCTAAATCTACTAATAGAGAAGTAGAAAAGAATCTATCATTCTCAATTGATTATCAGAAACAATGGGAAGAGTTAGGAGCTACGATTAAGTGGCTTGATGAACAATATGTTGTGGTGCGTGAAGTGGTTTATCCGCTAGACATCAAACATGGTCATTTTTCGTTTAATCAGCTAGAGAGCGCTTGCCTAAAATGGGAAAAAGCAAAAATAGACCATCCGCTCTCATCACAAAATCTCAAATCAGAACAGCTACTTTTTTTCGATACGGAAACAACAGGTCTATATACAGGTGCAGGTCATCATATTTTTTTGCTTGGCTACGCACAGGTTAAGAAGAGTGGGGTACATGTAACACAATATTTGTTACCAGGTCCGGAGGCTGAAGCTGCTCTTTATTATCACTTTTTAAAAGATGTTGATGATCTTAGTCACTTGGTTACATACAATGGAAAGGCTTTTGATTGGCCACAAGTCAAAACGAGACACACATTTGTCCGTGATCAAGTACCGAAGCTTCCTGCATTTGGTCATTTTGATTTACTGCATGCATCACGAAGATTATGGAGTGATGAGCTCCCCTCTTGCAAACTTCCTATAGTAGAAGAGCATAAACTAGGTTTTAAACGTCAACATGATACACCAAGTTATCTTGTGCCTATGCTTTACTTTGATTTTGTAAGAGATCAGGATCCAGTATTAATGGAAGGTGTCTTAAAGCATCATGAATGGGACCTACTTTCATTAATTTCGTTATATATCGAGCTCTCATTTAAATTAACTGACAGTGCATATGAGCAATCAAATGATAATGAACATTATGAGATGGGTAGATGGTACACAAAGATTGGAGAACAACAATTGGCTTATCAACATTTACAACGAGGTATGATGAGTCATCATCACAACGTTGCCTCAAAAAGTGTATTTGAATACGCTGGTTTAGTAAAAAAACAAAAAAATATGAGTGAAGCGCTAGCTTATTATAAGAAATCTATTGAAAACAACTATAAACAAGCAGAAGCGGCCATTGAATGCGCAAAGATGATGGAGCATACTTTTAAAGACTTGAATGAAGCAGAGTATTTCACTAATATTGCAATGGATTCAATTTCTAATTCCAATATAGAAAACAATAAAAAGCTGCATGTTGAATTAAATAAACGATTAGATCGACTTCAAAAGAAATTACGTATGTAG
- the phnC gene encoding phosphonate ABC transporter ATP-binding protein, translating to MIEFKNVSKVYPNGTKGLQNMNVTIEKGEFVVIVGLSGAGKSTMLRSINRLHEITDGEILIDGQSITKARGKGLYKIRRDIGMIFQNFNLVRRSSVFRNVLSGRVGYHSTLKMIFGLFPKEDKDLAMKALERVNIPDKAFSRADELSGGQQQRVSIARALAQEAKIILADEPVASLDPLTTKQVMDDLKRINNDLGITTIVNLHFIDLARAYATRIIGLRAGEIVFDGPVEEATDEAFAEIYGRPIDDKEMLGVNA from the coding sequence ATGATTGAGTTTAAAAATGTATCAAAGGTCTATCCAAATGGAACAAAAGGCCTTCAAAACATGAATGTAACGATTGAAAAAGGTGAGTTTGTGGTCATTGTTGGTTTATCTGGTGCTGGAAAATCAACAATGCTTCGTTCTATTAATCGCCTTCATGAAATTACTGACGGAGAAATCCTAATCGATGGCCAATCTATTACAAAAGCTAGAGGAAAAGGTTTGTATAAAATCAGACGTGACATCGGCATGATCTTTCAAAACTTCAACTTGGTGAGACGTTCTTCCGTTTTTCGTAATGTATTATCGGGACGCGTAGGTTACCACTCTACTCTTAAAATGATTTTTGGTCTTTTTCCAAAAGAAGACAAGGATTTAGCAATGAAAGCATTGGAGCGAGTAAACATTCCAGATAAAGCTTTTTCAAGAGCAGACGAGTTATCTGGTGGGCAGCAACAACGTGTTTCGATTGCCCGTGCATTAGCTCAGGAAGCTAAAATTATTTTAGCTGATGAGCCTGTTGCATCTCTTGATCCATTAACGACAAAACAAGTCATGGATGATTTAAAACGTATTAATAATGATCTAGGTATAACAACCATTGTTAATTTACACTTTATTGATTTAGCTCGCGCTTATGCAACGCGTATTATTGGTTTAAGAGCTGGTGAAATTGTTTTTGATGGCCCTGTAGAAGAAGCAACAGATGAGGCGTTTGCTGAAATTTACGGTCGTCCGATTGATGATAAAGAAATGTTGGGTGTTAACGCATGA